A window from Leptidea sinapis chromosome 11, ilLepSina1.1, whole genome shotgun sequence encodes these proteins:
- the LOC126966762 gene encoding ATP synthase lipid-binding protein, mitochondrial — protein sequence MLSAARLIAPAARSAIFSNTAIVRPLTAVTSQTQMVPAAPAQLSAVRTFQTTSVTKDIDSAAKFIGAGAATVGVAGSGAGIGTVFGSLIIGYARNPSLKQQLFSYAILGFALSEAMGLFCLMMAFLLLFAF from the exons atgctgTCTGCTGCTAGATTGATCGCCCCTGCAGCCAGGTCTGCT ATCTTCAGCAACACAGCTATTGTGAGGCCACTCACAGCAGTTACCTCCCAGACACAAATGGTGCCTGCAGCCCCTGCGCAGCTCTCAGCTGTCCGCACCTTCCAGACCACATCGGTTACAAAAGATATTGACTCAGCTGCTAAATTCATTGGTGCTGGTGCGGCGACAGTAGGAGTAGCTGGCTCTg gTGCGGGTATTGGAACAGTGTTTGGTTCTTTGATCATTGGGTATGCCAGGAATCCATCTCTAAAACAGCAATTGTTCTCATATGCCATCTTAGGCTTTGCCTTGTCCGAGGCTATGGGTCTTTTCTGTCTTATGATGGCCTTCTTACTGCTCTTCGCTTTCtaa
- the LOC126966735 gene encoding juxtaposed with another zinc finger protein 1: protein MAVFMINICKFNGCGITFPRLADLIEHIEDVHIDYDPAVVEQKEASQPACIPLSYVLKFFTEASRREALIAPATDVRKRLLPPPKPPSVRSSTPTGSEMDDEEVMSHSEDSNDSWTNVAEYSSDYILQYGVKMNASASSGALGAAAQEKPFACPVPGCKKRYKNVNGIKYHSKNGHKKDGKVRKAYRCQCGKSYKTAQGLKSHSVMHHVTSVHAATVSAAPEKTPIKMPGLVVTASPAQRQLNVIDNIDANKLVRIYDSIKTKDLPTFTIPKHSLSNINIITANQSQVRHSVVLTTNAAPGSTPLDRYKFDRSPKVTVTVQDSAYVTEMSNAKQPRG, encoded by the exons ATGGCCGTCTTCATGATTAACATCTGTAAATTCAACGGCTGTGGCATAACGTTTCCACGTCTAGCAGACCTGATTGAGCATATCGAAGATGTTCATATTG ACTATGATCCCGCAGTTGTGGAGCAGAAAGAAGCTTCGCAACCGGCGTGCATTCCATTAAGTTACGTTTTGAAATTTTTCACGGAAGCGTCGAGGCGGGAAGCGCTCATTGCTCCGGCCACAGATGTTCGCAAGCGGTTGCTTCCACCACCAAAACCGCCATCAGTGCGCAGTAGTACTCCTACAG GTAGTGAAATGGATGATGAGGAGGTGATGAGCCACTCCGAGGACAGCAACGATTCGTGGACCAACGTCGCGGAATACAGCTCGGATTATATACTGCAGTATGGTGTTAA GATGAACGCTAGCGCGAGCTCCGGAGCTCTGGGCGCTGCTGCCCAAGAGAAACCGTTTGCCTGTCCGGTGCCCGGCTGCAAGAAGCGATACAAGAACGTCAACGGTATCAAATACCACTCCAAGAACGGTCACAAGAAGGATGGGAA GGTAAGAAAGGCGTACAGATGCCAATGCGGCAAAAGCTATAAAACAGCGCAAGGACTGAAGAGTCACTCTGTGATGCATCACGTGACCAGCGTGCACGCGGCGACTGTCTCGGCCGCACCAGAGAAAACTCCCATCAAGATGCCCGGCCTGGTCGTCACGGCTTCACCGGCCCAGAGACAACTCAACGTCATAGACAACATAGATGCTAATAAGTTAGTCCGTATATACGATAGCATTAAAACGAAGGATCTCCCGACATTCACAATACCGAAACACAGCCTcagtaatataaacataataacagCCAACCAGAGCCAGGTGCGTCATTCAGTCGTGCTCACTACCAACGCCGCGCCCGGCAGCACTCCTTTGGATAGGTATAAGTTTGACAGATCGCCGAAAGTGACAGTGACAGTGCAGGATTCCGCTTATGTCACTGAAATGTCAAATGCTAAGCAACCACGAGGCTAA